A part of Scylla paramamosain isolate STU-SP2022 chromosome 24, ASM3559412v1, whole genome shotgun sequence genomic DNA contains:
- the LOC135112605 gene encoding uncharacterized protein LOC135112605 has product MKEEKESIFPFRRKSTNRLSLHLERKREKKEDGQLKRASWSSFPLLRFSSSSSSSSSSSSPAVPDKRGFGRKCNSSEEIKHVGNKNSSSKGNFQRGSNASIRSSVSTSSASSTSSSVRTGGSSSITSILEGSGSDTFSCDSYGGIVNDSHHYPGSRLPNEATHPNYHGHGQVTREGRDDSLSLPSLGQDADSDNALGNTSPRIVYAHRKTQDVEHRSRKQLVQELEAVRRTGSLPGGLEAHVQRTKQLESKLSIPATDKTKPKHKKSFSFIHNSKFLGRLEARTRREGKAACEEEATADYRDAGCGDKKPAASSVQPLVPHHQEAPPVHLSFHQRSTLGRQSPPLPPPPPAPRLQAPRSSPAEYRRHQDTASLHTPSPPRYNHSPSPSPQSRHHSPGRPSLASLHYSQSVTITGSPPPPPFLNQTDGQASPPQYSLAAFLNEAFGSSSSNNNTSNNNGSLPVRPSVKTLAPTTTTTSTTTSVTETNTQQQSQPSSRYTEAYNPRYLETSFDSPSDFVIERNYANLLPEIRDIYHHVLFKGKDPRLPLSRSEYVDLELKQNFLGVIGDTIEEEEEEEGAESESEIGDLLCQVDSECFERTMEDRLEEMAGKEEVDAECAPLEAAKEGEGKAKGKKKTELKLKLIKPENNMVKRVQKSRLLRHISEESESMNSAGEDEVELRTPSTPRSPAIDIDNAFELKHREIAEDTDEMSRLRDLTTRLQLTTRRPSFLDWAAVLKERGKRVGEALATHTPMVMDGREGEQEAEEELSMDRRKHNLQTAVDWVRKELTDMRQQDQQLARQLLQLRVEVQRIRLLHSCLATSCLLEEVASGAEEARMMETSDLCDLPPDLRETFSPVLREMGLTRMNITSRRFSLR; this is encoded by the exons atgaaggaggagaaggaatccATCTTTCCCTTCAGGCGGAAAAGCACGAACAGGCTTTCCCTTCacctggagaggaagagggagaaaaaggaagatggacAACTCAAACGCGCCTCCTGGTcctccttcccactcctccgtttctcctcctcctcttcttcctcttcctcctcctcctcccccgcggTCCCTGACAAGAGGGGCTTCGGGCGGAAGTGCAACAGTTCAGAGGAAATCAAGCACGTAGGGAACAAGAACTCGTCGTCAAAGGGAAACTTCCAGAGGGGATCAAACGCCAGTATCCGCAGCTCAGTCTCCACGTCGTCTGCGTCATCCACCTCGTCCAGCGTGCGCACGGGCGGCTCCAGCTCCATCACCAGCATCCTGGAGGGCTCGGGCTCAGACACGTTCTCCTGTGACTCCTACGGCGGGATTGTGAATGACAGCCACCACTACCCAGGCAGCAGACTACCCAACGAGGCCACGCACCCCAACTACCACGGTCACGGCCAGGTCACGAGGGAGGGGCGGGATGACAGCCTCTCTCTGCCTTCACTGGGGCAGGATGCGGACAGCGACAACGCCCTGGGCAACACCTCGCCTAGGATAGTGTACGCGCACCGCAAGACTCAAGACGTGGAGCACAGGTCACGGAAACAGCTGGTGCAGGAGCTCGAGGCAGTGAGAAGGACTGGCTCCCTCCCTGGCGGGCTCGAGGCGCATGTACAGAGGACGAAACAACTCGAGAGTAAGTTATCCATCCCTGCAACGGACAAAACGAAGCCAAAGCATAAGAAGAGTTTCAGTTTCATCCATAATTCTAAGTTTCTGGGTCGCTTGGAGGCCCGGACGAGGCGGGAAGGGAAGGCGGCGTGCGAGGAGGAGGCCACGGCGGATTATAGAGACGCAGGTTGTGGAGATAAGAAGCCAGCAGCATCCTCTGTCCAACCTTTGGTACCTCACCACCAGGAGGCCCCGCCAGTACACCTCAGCTTCCACCAACGCAGCACGCTAGGGCGGCAGTCTCCGCCtctcccgccgccgcctcccgctCCACGACTACAAGCCCCGCGGTCCTCGCCAGCAGAGTACCGCCGCCACCAGGACACAGCCTCACTACACACTCCCTCGCCTCCACGATACAACCActcaccttcaccctcaccaCAATCACGGCACCACTCACCGGGACGCCCCTCGCTCGCCTCACTACACTACAGCCAGTCAGTAACGATCACCGGTTCCCCGCCACCTCCGCCTTTCCTCAACCAGACAGATGGACAAGCTTCCCCCCCACAGTACTCCCTCGCCGCCTTCCTTAACGAGGCATtcggcagcagtagcagcaacaacaacaccagcaacaacaacggaaGTTTACCAGTGAGACCGAGCGTGAAAACCCTtgcaccaaccaccaccaccacttccaccaccacaagcGTCACCGAAACAAACACGCAGCAGCAGAGCCAGCCGAGCAGTCGCTACACGGAGGCGTACAACCCGAGGTACCTGGAGACAAGCTTCGATTCACCTTCAGATTTCGTCATTGAGAGAAACTACGCGAACCTTCTGCCTGAGATACGTGACATATACCACCACGTGCTGTTTAAGGGCAAGGATCCCCGTCTGCCGCTGTCCAGAAGTGAATACGTGGACTTGGAACTAAAACAAAACTTCCTTGGCGTGATCGGGGACAccatagaggaagaggaggaggaggagggagcagaaaGCGAGAGTGAGATTGGAGATTTGTTGTGCCAGGTGGATAGTGAGTGCTTCGAGCGGACCATGGAGGACAGGCTGGAGGAGATGGCCggcaaggaggaggtggacgcgGAGTGTGCACCGCTGGAGGCCGccaaagagggagaagggaaggctaagggaaagaagaagacggaACTCAAGTTGAAGTTGATTAAGCCTGAGAACAATATGGTGAAGAGG GTTCAGAAGAGTCGTCTGCTGCGCCACATCTCAGAGGAGAGCGAGTCCATGAACAGCGCGGGCGAGGACGAGGTTGAGCTGAGGACGCCAAGCACGCcaag gagtcCTGCCATCGACATCGACAACGCCTTCGAGCTGAAACACCGCGAGATCGCCGAGGACACTGACGAGATGTCCCGCCTACGTGACCTGACGacg AGACTTCAGCTGACCACGAGGCGCCCTTCCTTCCTGGACTGGGCGGCGGTGCTgaaggagcgagggaagagGGTGGGCGAGGCGCTGGCCACCCACACGCCCATGGTGATGGACGGGCGGGAGGGGGAGCAAGAGGCCGAGGAGGAGCTGAGTATGGACAGAAGAAAACATAATTTGCAAACTGCCGTGGACTGGGTCAGGAAAGaactg ACGGACATGAGGCAGCAGGATCAACAGCTGGCCAGACAACTGTTGCAGCTTCGCGTTGAGGTGCAGCGGATACGTTTGCTACACTCCTGCCTGGCCACCTCTTGTCTGCTGGAGGAGGTGGCGAGCGGGGCCGAGGAGGCACGGATGATGGAGACTTCAGACCTGTGTGACCTTCCCCCCGATCTGAG aGAGACCTTTTCGCCCGTGCTGAGGGAGATGGGACTGACCAGAATGAACATAACAAGTCGACGTTTCTCCCTACGGTGA